From the genome of Candidatus Bathyarchaeota archaeon:
GCATCATTCAAACCCAATATTTTCATGTTGAAATCTCTTATAAATAGTCTGCACCTTACACTCAATATTTAGGAGGTTGTGAGGATTACTCTATGTTGCGAAGAATCACCTCCAACGGGTCTTCCATCTCCTCTAAAAGTGCCGCAGCCCTACGCTTACATTCAACCCTATAATTCTCATCCGTAAGCCATTCCATAGTCTGTTCAACTATAGAATCTGGGTCAGTTAACCTCTTCAGTAAACCCTTCTCCTGAAGATATGACTCTACCTTGGTTGGTCCCGCTGGGAAGTAGGATATTGTTGGGACACCTATCATGGAAGCCTCAGCAGTCATCGTTCCACCTCCACCTATAAATACTGACGTCGACGCCAGAAGGGTGGGTCCATATATCATCTTTCTTGGAACAACTACTCTCCCATAGTATTTTCTGAGTTGAGCCAAATGTTTTCTGTATCGTGGCAGAACGACTATAGTTGCGCCACATCCCTCCTCTAACAGTCTATCCAAAACATGGTATGGTAGGTTCCTCCAGTCACCAGCCATATTCATCAGGTATGCTGCGAAAGACTCTTCGAGCCTCAATGTAATTATTCTAGAATCTGGGTCTATACCGTGTCTGCGTAAATAGTGCGAGTCAGGCTTAACATCTTTAACCCAGACGTAAGGGTCGAGAGCATTGTAATGGATTATCCTTGAGGGGTGTATGCCATAGCAGACCCATTCTTCATTAGGAATTATGCTTGGAGTGAATAGTCTGCTTGATAGGGGGACTGTCAGCCTCGAGACTGCTTCGGCGTGCGGTGAATCGCTGATGCAGTAGTAAGGTATTGAGAGGCCGAATGCGGCTCTTGCAGCCTCAACCGAAGAGAATCCTACGACGCATTCTACTTTACGTTTCAACATCATATCTGCCAGTTTGGAGGTTCGTCTGAGGCTCTCCTGAAGTTTACCTTTGAGTGTGAGGCTGTGTGAACCTACAATGTTGGCTCTTAAACCATTCATCCTGAGCATTCTGATGGTCTCCTCGAAGTCTCGAGTAACCCTGAAAACTTCATGGCCTGCATCTTCAAGTCTCCTGGACAATTCACCCAAGAAAAGGGCCTGTTTAGGAGTCAGAATATCTACCATCACCTTCAATTACTCTCAACCCAACAAGATTTAGATCATATGAATGAAATATGTTTCTAAAATAGTAGATCATGTAAGTGTAGATTCGGAACGATTAGGTTTTTGAGGTAATATGATCAATACGTTAATTGTAAGGCTCGATCTGAGAGGAATGACAGTATTGACAGTTATGAAGCTTCAACCTGAGAATATACCTAGAGAGATCTCGCGTGGAAGGGTGACTGTGGCTGTTATAGGTTTGGGATGGATGGGTCTCCCGATAGCCTGCCTATTCGCCGAGGCCGGCGCCAAAGTTATTGGAGCCGACATAAACAGGAAGCTTGTTGAGAAGATCAATAAGGCGGAGGTTCCTATAGATGAGCCTAAGCTGCCCCAACTGTTGACTAAACATGTGAAGTCTGGAAGGTTGAAGGCTACCGACAATATTGAGAAGGCTGTCTCAACGAGCGGTGTTACTGTGATAACTGTTCCAACACTCATAGATGAGAGGAGGCAGGCTGACTACAGTGTCTTGGAGGCAGCATGTAGGGATGTTGGGAAAGGTTTGCTTCCAAGATCCTTGGTCATAGTCATGAGTACTGTAGCTCCGAACATTATTGAGGGGAGGGTGAGACCTGTACTGGAGAAGTATTCAGGCCTGGTTGCAGGTGAGGATTTCGGCCTGGCATACAGTCCGATAAGGGCTATGGCAGGACGAACATTGAGGGATATCCAAGAGTACAAGAAGGTTGTAGGAGGTCTGGATCAGCCTAGCCTGAAAGCAGCCTCAGCTGTGCTCAGCACAATAGCGAAGGCTGGCATCATCGAAACCAGCAACATTAAGACAGCTGAAGCCTCAAAAATATTCGAGGCTGTCTATAGGGACCTGAACATAGCCTTGGCCAACGAGTTGGCCCTATATTGTGAGAGGGCTGGAATAGACTATTATGAAGCTATGGAGGCAGCAAACACTCAGCCATACTCACATCTACACCTTCCTGGAATAGGTGTAGGAGGCCACTGCCTACCATTATATCCACACATGTTGAGAACTGAAGCTGAAGCATTGGGCATGAGACTTAGACTTGTAAGGTTGGGTAGACGGATAAATGATGAGATGCCTAAACATGTCTCCAGACTAGCCGCCTCAGGACTCAGGCAGGTCGGTCGAACATTGACGAGAGCCAACATCACAATTCTGGGAATATCTTACAGGGCAAACGTTAAGGAGACAAGATACTCCCCCACCTTGGAGCTGATAAACATCCTCAAAAGGAGGGGGAGCAGAATCACAGTATATGACCCGAAGTTTCTATACAGCGAGATCAAGGCGATGGGCTACGATTGCGAAGCAACCTTGGAAGCATCTATCTCAAACGCTGAATGCATAATAATTACAGTTGGACATGACGAATTTAGAAAGCTCGACCCAAAGACTCTGGCAGCCCACACATCCAGAGACTGCGTCCTAGTGGACGCTGCGGGAATCATGCAACCCAAAGATGTCGAAGCCGCTGGGATGATATACAGAGGCGTCGGAAGAGGGGTCTGGACGAGATGAAGATAAAATATGCATAACCGAACAGGGTGAAATGTTCAACACGAGTGAAACCCGATACTTTTAATATCGCCTGACCTTAAGGGTTTGAAGGTGAAAGTTTCTTGAAGAGGAGCCTAATGGAAATTCTTGCGTGCCCGATAGATAAACACCATCCACTAGAACTATACGTGTTCGAGGAGAAGGATGAGGTCGTAGAGGGGATGATTGTATGTCCAAAATGTAACAGGTTCTACCCGATAATAGAGGAGATACCACACATGTTACCTGACAATCTGAGGACGAAAGAAGAGGACTTGAAGTTTCTGAAGAAATGGGCTGGCAAAGCGCCTAGAAAGATTGTTGAGGAGGGTAAACCATACTGTCTTTCGACATGTTGATAAGGCAAATGTCTCAAGCAGGTATATTCAGCGAAAAAAAAAAGCAGGTCAGCCCGGTAGTGTAGTGGACAAAGGGAGAACACGTCCAAGCATAGCGGGCTTTGGACCCGTTGACGGGAGTTCGAATCTCCCCCGGGCTACCATATCAATATGAAGAAATAAGCCCTTTTGTGCCTCTTTTGGCTATGAAACGTAGTTAAACAGTAGTTGATTTCCGCTTCCATATGGGAAAGGACATGTTATTAGTCGACATGTCCACAAGCGCTTTACGAGAATGAGTTTAATCCGATTTGGAGCCAATCTTGTCTTCAGTATCAGAAATCATGTTCGTGACTGGTTCCTTGCTTATGTTTAACTTCTCAGCCAAAATTTCTCGGTTGTTGCTTAGCTAGTGTACGAACATCCTTTAGACCTAAATTGAATATCGACCGAGCCAATTGTCGCTTCTTATCATATGAAATGGATGGTAACCTCACGAACCCGAACTTCGCTTCGAATCTGGCTTTATTACTTATTTAACATGCCTGTGCGACGTAGGGTACCAACTACGGGAAACTTTTCAAGAACATCCCCACCATGTGGAGCTTGTTCCAATGCATCCGTCAAATCCATGCCGGCCCTATGAAGAACTTGATGATTTCCATCTCTCCAGAGAAAACTAGTTGATACATCGTATACCTTTCCCTTATACCCCACATAAGCTGGTTTTCCGTTCTTGCCATTGTATTTAGTAAGCTCTTCCTCAGTGAACTCCTTCATACACCTGAACCTCCCATGTCTTCCTAAGTAAATAAGCAGTCTAACAACATCATAATAACAAATCCGATAATAAGCCCGAAGGTCGCTTCTCTTTCAAAACCTTTCCTGTGACTCTCAGGAATAATCTCATCGCTAACTACGAAGAGCATGGCACCAGCAGCGAAAGCAAGTGTCCAAGGGAGAATCGTATGGAAAACTGATATTAATCCAACACCTAACAAACCCCCAACAGGTTCAACCAGTCCGGTCAATGTTGCGTACCATAAAGATCTCTTTCTGCTATATCCATCTCTAAACAATGGGAGTGCAACTGCAAGTCCTTCAGGCATGTTTTGAAGTCCGATGGCCGTGGCGACCACGATTCCCGCCGCCACGTCTCCGATGCCGAAACTGACTCCCACCGCTAATCCTTCAGGGAAGTTGTGAATCGTTATGGCAAGTGCAAATAGCCAAACTCCTGAAAGCCTTGAAGGCGGCCCTTCCAAACCTAGTATCGGATGAAAATGAGGAATAGAACGGTCTATCAAATGGAGTGTAACAGCACCAAAAACAATTCCGAGTACTGCAACCCATACGCCACTTAGCTCGATAGTTGGGATTATGAGACTGAAGAAAGTAGCTGCTAGCATAACGCCGGCGGAGAATCCGAGCATGACATCTAGCAACTTGTCTGAAACCTTTTTTGTAAACAACACTGGCAAAGCTCCGGCACCAGTAGCTAAACCCGCAAGTAGGCTGGCTAATGAGCCAAGCCAGATTATTTCTACACTCATATTTTACATGAGAACCTGTATGCAATATATGTTTACTTATAGAAAAAGGTAGGAGAGGGGGTCTATCTCAGAAACTTTGAGACGAAAGGTGAATTCTCACCCCTACGCATGAAGTGGCCGGACGGTCCCTCGCCTAGGAATTCGGAGAACCAAGATTCATGCTCTATCTCCTCGTTAAGAATGGACTGGGCTAAATCGTATGTTCGGTGGTCTTTGCCAGCTGTCATGTTGCAGATGTGGGTGTATCCTCGAACAGCACATCTCTCAGCTTCGACAAGAACCTTCAGAATAGCCGTAATGTTCGTTGGGTCTTCTGGCAGTCTGGCAGGTGGGCAGGCTGAGGCGTCATGGAAAGCCTTCATGTCTTCTGGGAGCTTGCCTCCTAACTCGTATATGCGAGGGACAAGAGCTTCAAAGTGGTTACGGTCCTCAATGCGAGCTGCCTCTGCAATCTCCTTAATACCTTCTCCGTCAAGTCCTATCAAATTGCATCGAAGGATGGTGTAATAGTAATATGTTGTAAGCTCGGCTGCAGCATTCTTAACCAGTAACTCTATCAATTGATCAACATTGACACCGGCCTTTTCTACCATCTCTCGCGCGACTCTGGCCATTTTTATCACCTCCTGCATTAATTTATATCCAATATTAAATAATAATTAGTTTAATTTAAGTCTTCCTATTTCTTAGAAAACAATATAAGTGTCCACAACCAATCTTGCGACATATGGAAACGCAACAACTCATAGACAAGTTTCACAAAAAGGGCTATAAGGTCACGCCGCAGCGCTTAGTAATTTGCGAGTTTATTCTCTCAACCAAGGATCACCCTACAGCTGACCAAATCCATCAAGAACTTAAGAAAAAGTATCCAACAATGAGTCTGGCTACAGTATATCAAACATTGCATATCCTATCAGAGATTGGTTTGCTGCAAGAGCTTGGATTCACCTATACTACCTCCAGGTACGATCCAGATACTTCACCCCACATCCATATTATCTGCAAGAAATGTGGGAATATTCGAGACTATAAATCTGAAAGCATTGAAAGGCTCTGGTCCCAAGTAGTTGAAGAGCTTAAAATCAAGCCTATCGGGCAACGCCTAGATATATACAGATATTGTGACCAATGCCAAAAACTGGAAAACTAAGGCAAGGTAGCGAATGGGACTTCATAGAGAGGATAATAAGCATCGATTGTACATGACCATCCTTGATCTCGCAAGAACTAAAAAGATTAAGAAACTAGCAATCTGCGAGTCAGCCCTCATAGAAATAGGAATTGGATTGAGAGGGAGCCTGGCAAGGCTAGACATTGTTTAATTGCTGCGTAATCTTCGAGCTTTAATAATCCCAATTACAGAGATTCCTCTTACTAGTCTCATAGTCATGTTAGGCCTAGAGCTTGAGGAAAGACTTTCTGTATCAAACCTCTTCGACTGCCTTCACGCGACAACAGCCCTAAACTACGATGCAGTGATTATTTCGGAGGACTGTTTCTACGAACGTCCCTAACTTGACAAGACTTTCACTTTGTGAAGAAATATACACTGACTAGTTGAGGAGATACTAACTACATTCTGGATGGCTGAAGCCATACTAAACCCTACGACCGGGCTATACTTTGAAAAACTATCTAAGTCCGTGATATGTTGAGCTACCACCATGACTTAACTTGACCCAATAGACATGGCCCTTCGATCACCTATTCGTCTCACGAACCATTCTTTTGGGTCCCCAAATTATCAGTACAAATATCACGGTGATTAGCGTTAGGATCAGGGAATAGAGACCGCCGAGCTCAGTTTCAAGTGCTGGAAAAATGAAGTGTGATAAATTGGACATCGTATGGAAAAGCATGACTGCGAAGATGCTGCCTCCAGTATTGTTGTACAACCAAGTGAACAATATAGCTCCAAGGATTATGCTTAGCATAAAACCCCAGATCGGTATTAAACAGTAAGGATATGCCCCAGGTATAAAGAACAAAGGTAAATGCCAAACTCCCCACATAAACCCAAGTATCAAGCTTGAAACAAGAGCATTACACCGTACTTGAAGCCTATCCAACGCATACCCTCTCCAACCAAACTCTTCCTCAAGAGGCCCCCCGAGAAAGAATATGTAGAGAAAAACGCCGACAATCAACAGAGGATTAGATAATGCAAATAGATCAGGGGTAGGTCCGCTGGAAAATATTGAAAGTAAAAGAGCGCCCCCAGTTATGGTAGGAAATAAAAAGAGTATTGGAAAATACCATATCTTTCCGATTCTATAGTTCACCCCCCTCTTCAACAGTTCTTTAACTCCCTGCTTTCCAGCGCTCAAATATGTGAGGGAGAAAGCGGCTACAAGAGGACCGAATGCAGCTGGATTGAAAGGGCTGAAAAGAAAGTCGGTCAAAATTGAGGGGGCCAATAGACCTTGCGAGGCTAGGGCTTCAGGTATCCAGAATAACCATGTAAAGGCAAAGGCAATCAAGAAGTACAGGAAAAGATTTATCTTATCACTCTCATTTTGTTTCGTCTCCACTCACCTCCCAAAAGAATTTTCCTTTGGAGAAGTAATCACTCGCATAATGAGTGGGGAATGATTATTTGGATACGATTTGCATAATGGAGAATGGTGAAAAGGCCATGAAGTGGAAGTCCGGATACGAAGGGAAACATACTTCTGTGTAACCTATTTGTAAACGAGAGCTCCTATGATGATTACATTTTTTCTTTAGCTTCATCGCTATTAATTATGGTGATGTGCCCTCCCGCCACCTTCTGGAGTCTAGCATCATCTGTGACAAGGGTCAAGTTGCCTTTCATAGCTGTGCAAAAATATGCGGCGTCGTAATAGGTTAACCCTTCTGTAACCGCCAATTTGAGAACTTCTACAGGATCTTCTGGGGCTATCTTCTTCATTGTTTCAACGACTCCTACAATCGCGTCTAGAATCTTTATACCTTCGTCTAATGTGATGGCCTTACTGATGTAAACCTGCCGCCAAATAGCGTTTCCAACTTCATAGATGGCAAGGGGGAGAGTGTACTCGCTGTACAATAAACCTTCTCTTCCATTCCCGCAGAGATTTATGATTGATGATGTATCGAAGAGTTTCATCTTTCATCCCTGATTTGGCGTATAGATCGAATCCAAGCCTCATAACCAACCTTTCTTATGATCGGACTTGCAGCTACAACCTTTTGATGTAGAATTCTTCTATTTTGCTCTTCAACCTCTCTCTCAATAGCGTCTCTTATGATCCTTGAAGGTTTTAGACCCATTCTAGCAAGTTTCTCTCTGAGTTCTCGGGGTATCTTCGCTGAGATTGTAACATACTCACCCATTTTTACCGCTGATTCTATATTACCTGAGGGTAGTATAAATACTACATTGCATAATAACCTATTAAATCAGCAACATACACTCCAAATAAATTGATTCCCTCAACAATTTAAGGAAGGGTAGAATTGTGAACGTGGAAAATTTATATATATACATATATATAAATAATTTCGTAAAAAAATGAAGGTGAGTTGAATTGGGTAAAGTCGTTATGCTTTCCGAGGAAATATATTACCAGTTGAAAAAGATAAAAAGGCCTGAAGAATCGTTTTCAGATGTTATTAGCCGTCTTTTGAAGAATAAGCCCAAACTACTCGAGATAGCTGGAGGAAAGACGATAAGCGTCAAAGATTGGGAGAATCTAAGGGAAGCGTTTAGAGATCGGGATATGTTGGACGATGTAAGAAGGCAATATCTGCTTGGGTTGATCAGTGAATGAGATATTTAGCTGACACCGTATACTTGATCGACTTAGTAAACGGAGATGAGGGGGCAGTTGCGTTGGCCAAAGAGCTCGATGAGATAGGTGAACCAGTAGGGCTCTCCACAATCTCAGCTGAAGAGTATTTTAGAGGAGTATTTTACTTATACTGGGATGATGAAAGAGTTTTGAAGGCGAAGTTGGCTGATGCAAGAAGGGACCTGAGCGCCTTCGAAATCTTACCCATAACCTACGATATAGCAGTCAAGGCCGCTGAGGTGGAAGTTGCCACCGTTAAGAATGGAGTAATGATCAGTCTAGCTGATATCCTAATAGCGTCTTCAGCGATAAGTCATGATTCAACGTTGATAACCCGTAACGTCAAACATTTTCAAAGAGTGCCGAAATTGAATATTAGAAGTTATTAAAACCCAGAATATACCGTAATCAGCATCCCCAAAAATACTAGCCTGCTCTGAATAGCCTTCTGAAGGAAAACATTAAAAATATCGATGGCGCCTACTCATTCTCATGAGCTCCTAATAGGGCAATATCGCATGTGGAAAAGAAGTCTTATATACATAGAAAGAGATTCTTTTATGGGTTGTCATTTATGCCCCAACCACAGTTTGAAATTTTCAAGGACACCGCGGGAAAGTTCAGATGGAGACTTAGAGCCGCAAATGGTGAGCCAATAGCAGCCAGTGAAGCCTATTCCTCGAAGGCTGCATGCCAAAAAGGAATAGAAGCTGTAAGAACAGCGGCACCCAAAGCTGTTGTACAAGACCTAACAAAATAAATTAATAACAGGCTTCTCATGAATACTATTATTGGCCGTGACCATATCAAAAATAGGACGAAGAAACTTAGGAGGATTGCTGGAACAGTTAATTCAGGTTTCTTTCGCATATCAGCCAGTATAGAGACTGGGGAAGTAGAGATGTGGTCACGCTTTCACTGCACCAGCGAGTATGCCCATCCTGACAAATTTCTGAATTGAGAGAAATAATATGACAGGTATCATTCCAGCGATAACTGCCAGGGCAGAGAGCCCTCCAGGATCAGTGATCTCCCAACCCCATAAATAGCTGCTGGCGTATAGTGGTAGGGTGAAGTTCTCCCCTGTCTGGAGAACCACCAGAGAGAACACAACATCCCCCCAAGACATGACAAATGAGAAGACAGCTACGGTAACGAGTCCAGGCAGTGCAAGTGGCATAATGATCTTTAGGAAGACCTGGAGTCTGGAGCATCCGTCCACATAGGCTGCTTCATCCAAGTCTCTTGGAATACTTAGGAAGTAACCTCTCAACATGTAGGTCGAGAATGGTACGGTATAGGCTAAGTGGACGAATGATAACGCTATGAGATTGTTAAGGGCACCGATCTTGCTCAGAATGAACATTAACGGAGCCATCAACATGAATGGTGGGAAGATGTATGCGAAGAGTACGAAGAGGGATACGAACCTTTTCCCCCTATATGAGAATCTTGCTAGGTTATAGGCTGCTATGCTGCTTACCATCAAGGTCAGAGCCACAGTGACCGTCGCTACTAGGATAGAGTTCTTTAGGGGGTTGAGAGCGGAGGGTGAGACTACTGTGAACGTTCCAACAACCTCAGACATCCTACCCTTAGGAATTTCGGAAGATAGGATGTCTATGTAATTGCTCAGGGTGGGATTCTTGGGGATACCAACTTCCCAAACCTCCTCAGGAGGAGAGAGAGACGTCTTGAGGGGCCAATAGATTGGGATACCTATAGTCGCCAGAACCAAGACCACCCCTACAAACGTTATAGTCCTATTCATGTTCCCACCTCAAGTTTCTTCACAATATAGTAGATCAAGAGTAGATAGAGAGGTAAGACTGTGACATTGTATACGCTGGCGAGTGGTATATCCAGCCTGGTCAGGAAGGCGAGTTTATAGGATGCTATTGGAATCGTGAGTGTTGCGTCGAGTGGCCCTCCACCAGTCATAAACCATGGGGTTACGAAATCGCCCATGGTCCACATTAATGAGAGGCCGCATACAACGAAGAATACAGGCTTCAGCAATGGTAGGGTGATATGCCTGAATTTTTGGGTCGACGAGGCGCCGTCAACAACCGCAGACTCATATAGTTCGACCGGTATAGCTTGGAGGCCTACCAAGAAGCCTAGGAAGAAGAAAGGCCAACCGTGCCACACATTGACTAGGATAACCGAGAACATCGCATGGTCATATCCGAGCCAGTGTATAGGACTCAAGCCGAAGGCCTCAAGAATTATGTTTCCAATACCGTGGTAGGCATATACAAACCAGAAGAGTATGGCGCATATGAATGGGGGTAGAGCGTATGGGATAATGGCTATCCCTCTTAGAAAGCCTCTCCCCCTAAACTCTTGATTGAGAAGTAAAGCCACGCCCAACCCGAAGACAGCTTTGATTAGAACGGCTATGAACGCATATGTGAAAGTGCGTTGGAGGCTAACATACAGTTCAGGGAGACCTAATATTGCTCTATAATTCTCGAG
Proteins encoded in this window:
- a CDS encoding type II toxin-antitoxin system VapC family toxin — translated: MRYLADTVYLIDLVNGDEGAVALAKELDEIGEPVGLSTISAEEYFRGVFYLYWDDERVLKAKLADARRDLSAFEILPITYDIAVKAAEVEVATVKNGVMISLADILIASSAISHDSTLITRNVKHFQRVPKLNIRSY
- a CDS encoding transcriptional repressor; its protein translation is METQQLIDKFHKKGYKVTPQRLVICEFILSTKDHPTADQIHQELKKKYPTMSLATVYQTLHILSEIGLLQELGFTYTTSRYDPDTSPHIHIICKKCGNIRDYKSESIERLWSQVVEELKIKPIGQRLDIYRYCDQCQKLEN
- a CDS encoding ZIP family metal transporter, translating into MSVEIIWLGSLASLLAGLATGAGALPVLFTKKVSDKLLDVMLGFSAGVMLAATFFSLIIPTIELSGVWVAVLGIVFGAVTLHLIDRSIPHFHPILGLEGPPSRLSGVWLFALAITIHNFPEGLAVGVSFGIGDVAAGIVVATAIGLQNMPEGLAVALPLFRDGYSRKRSLWYATLTGLVEPVGGLLGVGLISVFHTILPWTLAFAAGAMLFVVSDEIIPESHRKGFEREATFGLIIGFVIMMLLDCLFT
- a CDS encoding DNA protection protein DPS (play a key role in DNA protection against oxidative stress by oxidizing Fe(II) to Fe(III); induced by iron depletion and hydrogen peroxide); amino-acid sequence: MARVAREMVEKAGVNVDQLIELLVKNAAAELTTYYYYTILRCNLIGLDGEGIKEIAEAARIEDRNHFEALVPRIYELGGKLPEDMKAFHDASACPPARLPEDPTNITAILKVLVEAERCAVRGYTHICNMTAGKDHRTYDLAQSILNEEIEHESWFSEFLGEGPSGHFMRRGENSPFVSKFLR
- a CDS encoding DUF354 domain-containing protein, whose protein sequence is MKVMVDILTPKQALFLGELSRRLEDAGHEVFRVTRDFEETIRMLRMNGLRANIVGSHSLTLKGKLQESLRRTSKLADMMLKRKVECVVGFSSVEAARAAFGLSIPYYCISDSPHAEAVSRLTVPLSSRLFTPSIIPNEEWVCYGIHPSRIIHYNALDPYVWVKDVKPDSHYLRRHGIDPDSRIITLRLEESFAAYLMNMAGDWRNLPYHVLDRLLEEGCGATIVVLPRYRKHLAQLRKYYGRVVVPRKMIYGPTLLASTSVFIGGGGTMTAEASMIGVPTISYFPAGPTKVESYLQEKGLLKRLTDPDSIVEQTMEWLTDENYRVECKRRAAALLEEMEDPLEVILRNIE
- a CDS encoding nucleotide sugar dehydrogenase; amino-acid sequence: MINTLIVRLDLRGMTVLTVMKLQPENIPREISRGRVTVAVIGLGWMGLPIACLFAEAGAKVIGADINRKLVEKINKAEVPIDEPKLPQLLTKHVKSGRLKATDNIEKAVSTSGVTVITVPTLIDERRQADYSVLEAACRDVGKGLLPRSLVIVMSTVAPNIIEGRVRPVLEKYSGLVAGEDFGLAYSPIRAMAGRTLRDIQEYKKVVGGLDQPSLKAASAVLSTIAKAGIIETSNIKTAEASKIFEAVYRDLNIALANELALYCERAGIDYYEAMEAANTQPYSHLHLPGIGVGGHCLPLYPHMLRTEAEALGMRLRLVRLGRRINDEMPKHVSRLAASGLRQVGRTLTRANITILGISYRANVKETRYSPTLELINILKRRGSRITVYDPKFLYSEIKAMGYDCEATLEASISNAECIIITVGHDEFRKLDPKTLAAHTSRDCVLVDAAGIMQPKDVEAAGMIYRGVGRGVWTR
- a CDS encoding antitoxin VapB family protein, whose protein sequence is MGKVVMLSEEIYYQLKKIKRPEESFSDVISRLLKNKPKLLEIAGGKTISVKDWENLREAFRDRDMLDDVRRQYLLGLISE
- a CDS encoding sugar ABC transporter permease; translated protein: MPTGLPPTFVGLENYRAILGLPELYVSLQRTFTYAFIAVLIKAVFGLGVALLLNQEFRGRGFLRGIAIIPYALPPFICAILFWFVYAYHGIGNIILEAFGLSPIHWLGYDHAMFSVILVNVWHGWPFFFLGFLVGLQAIPVELYESAVVDGASSTQKFRHITLPLLKPVFFVVCGLSLMWTMGDFVTPWFMTGGGPLDATLTIPIASYKLAFLTRLDIPLASVYNVTVLPLYLLLIYYIVKKLEVGT
- a CDS encoding CPBP family intramembrane metalloprotease; its protein translation is METKQNESDKINLFLYFLIAFAFTWLFWIPEALASQGLLAPSILTDFLFSPFNPAAFGPLVAAFSLTYLSAGKQGVKELLKRGVNYRIGKIWYFPILFLFPTITGGALLLSIFSSGPTPDLFALSNPLLIVGVFLYIFFLGGPLEEEFGWRGYALDRLQVRCNALVSSLILGFMWGVWHLPLFFIPGAYPYCLIPIWGFMLSIILGAILFTWLYNNTGGSIFAVMLFHTMSNLSHFIFPALETELGGLYSLILTLITVIFVLIIWGPKRMVRETNR
- a CDS encoding type II toxin-antitoxin system VapC family toxin, producing the protein MKLFDTSSIINLCGNGREGLLYSEYTLPLAIYEVGNAIWRQVYISKAITLDEGIKILDAIVGVVETMKKIAPEDPVEVLKLAVTEGLTYYDAAYFCTAMKGNLTLVTDDARLQKVAGGHITIINSDEAKEKM
- a CDS encoding Trm112 family protein, whose translation is MKRSLMEILACPIDKHHPLELYVFEEKDEVVEGMIVCPKCNRFYPIIEEIPHMLPDNLRTKEEDLKFLKKWAGKAPRKIVEEGKPYCLSTC
- a CDS encoding cytochrome B5, coding for MKEFTEEELTKYNGKNGKPAYVGYKGKVYDVSTSFLWRDGNHQVLHRAGMDLTDALEQAPHGGDVLEKFPVVGTLRRTGMLNK
- a CDS encoding YegP family protein, which encodes MPQPQFEIFKDTAGKFRWRLRAANGEPIAASEAYSSKAACQKGIEAVRTAAPKAVVQDLTK
- a CDS encoding carbohydrate ABC transporter permease is translated as MNRTITFVGVVLVLATIGIPIYWPLKTSLSPPEEVWEVGIPKNPTLSNYIDILSSEIPKGRMSEVVGTFTVVSPSALNPLKNSILVATVTVALTLMVSSIAAYNLARFSYRGKRFVSLFVLFAYIFPPFMLMAPLMFILSKIGALNNLIALSFVHLAYTVPFSTYMLRGYFLSIPRDLDEAAYVDGCSRLQVFLKIIMPLALPGLVTVAVFSFVMSWGDVVFSLVVLQTGENFTLPLYASSYLWGWEITDPGGLSALAVIAGMIPVILFLSIQKFVRMGILAGAVKA